GGTCTTTATAGCGACGCCGCTGATAGGGCACCGTGTTGTCGCCAAAGTTTTGGCTGTACTCTTCGCCATCTAGCAAAGCATCCACAAAGCCGCTAAAACCTTGGGTCGCGATTTTAATCGACCAAGCGATTTCTTCGTCTTTGCTATAAGGAGCACGCCCCAATAAGCGCTTGAGGGTTAACTCCACCACGCGATAGTTGGAATTGGTCTCTACGACCAACCGCCAATAAACATCAGACTTTGCCAAGCCCCGGATAAAATCCCGAACTGTAATCGCCCGATTTTTGAGTTGAGATTCTAAAGCCGTTTGGCGGTGGTTGCGTAGGGTTTCATGTTCGCTAAACACCTGGCGGTAAGCAGCCCAGATAATTTCTTGGATATCACCCGTAGAACTACCGCTTTCTAGCTTGTAGATATCGGAATTATCTTCATTTGGCACTTCATAACCAGCAACTCGCTGATTTTGTGAAGAGGGTTTGTACTCTAGTAGAGGAATTGACATCGGTAAACTCCTAAATAGTCCTGCAGTCGATCGCCCCGATTCGTCAGCCTGAAAGTGGGCTGATTTAGACCTTGGGTTGCGTCGGAATGTAACGATAGGGCAGTGCTACATTAGTCCGCTTCACGCTTGGGGGCGTTGGCGCGTCATGAGTAGAATCAGTCTGACCTGCTTTATAGCTGGCTGCGACTGCCCGTGCTTGGTCTGTGGTGCGTTGGTAGCTCACTTGAGGCACCAACATGCCTTGAACCATATTCAGGAAGTTTGCTGGAATTCCTTTGCGAATGACTTGCAGATCGCGATCGCCCGCTTGGTACTGCCGACCCTGAGCAAACGCACTGCCGCTACCTGAAGTAGCCTTCTGAATCCGCCAGTAGTCACTGTAACGAGGGGTCACTAAGTTGAAGGGTCTGCCCTCCATCCGCCGCCGTTGGTAGGGCACGATGGAGTCTCCAAAGTTTTGGCGGTACTCGTCGCTATCTACGACAGCATCAATGAAGCCGTGCAAACCTCGTGTGGCAATGACAATTGACCAAGCGATTTGCTCATCTTTGCCATAACTGGCCCGCCCTAGGAAGCGCTTGAAGGTGATATCAACCAAGCGATAGTTAGAGTTAGTATCTGCAACTTCGCGGCGATAAACATCAGATTTACCCAAAGCTCGCACAAATTCCCGTACAGAAAGCTGACGGTTGCGTAGTTGCGACTCTAAGGGAAGTTGGCGGTACTCTTCTAGAATTAGGTGCTCACTAAAGATTTGGCGATAAGCTGCCCAAATCAACCCTTGAACATCCGAGTCAGAAGTAGTTTCTGTAAAACGATAGAGCTGAGGAGCATCTTCATTGGGTACCTCAAAACCAGGAACCCGTTGATTCTGGGTTTTGGGTACAACTTCAAGGAGTGGAATAGACATAGGTAACGTTTACCACTTTATCGAGTAACAAAAATGACAGCCGATCGCTAATTGCCGATCGCTGCCAACTGATTGCTCAATGCGTTTAGCTGCTGTTGAGCCATTTCAGCTCTGGCCCGCACAGCTAAGTCAGCATCGGTTTGAGCAATGTGATTGAACTGGGCTAAGATTCGTGCAGCCAACTCCATCTCAGTTGCCTCTCCGGAGGAGGCTAAAGCTTGGAGGCCCACTACCGCTGCATAACGAATATCCCAATCTGGATGCTGGACTAGCCCCAGCAATGTCTGTAGCGCCCGATCTTGAGCTGCTTGGCGTTGCTCGGTTGGAAGTTGTGACCAACGCAACTGACCAATCCCCTTGATGGCAGCTCGACGCACACTGGGAGCAAAGTCGGTTTCTGCCGCGTTCAGGAGAACGTCTAAAGCTCGCGGATCAGCGATCGCAGCTAAGGCTCGAAATGAGTAAGCCCTGGCTCCATAGTTGTAATCATCTAGTTGCTCAATCAGCGGTTGAACCGCCGCTTCTCCTAACTCAACCAACCCTTGCACCGCGATCACTGCCGCTTCTGGGTTGTTGTAGCCCAAGGCTGAGATTAGCGTCGGAATACCTGTCTCTAAGCGTGCTTCTGCTAAAGCTTGAACCGCAGCCACTAAACTAGCGGGAGCAGCCGCTTGTTCAACAGCACGAATCAGATCAGAAGCACAAGCAGAATGGGTCATGGCTGTATCAGGTTCA
This region of Trichocoleus desertorum NBK24 genomic DNA includes:
- a CDS encoding HEAT repeat domain-containing protein codes for the protein MTHSACASDLIRAVEQAAAPASLVAAVQALAEARLETGIPTLISALGYNNPEAAVIAVQGLVELGEAAVQPLIEQLDDYNYGARAYSFRALAAIADPRALDVLLNAAETDFAPSVRRAAIKGIGQLRWSQLPTEQRQAAQDRALQTLLGLVQHPDWDIRYAAVVGLQALASSGEATEMELAARILAQFNHIAQTDADLAVRARAEMAQQQLNALSNQLAAIGN
- a CDS encoding phycobilisome rod-core linker polypeptide; amino-acid sequence: MSIPLLEVVPKTQNQRVPGFEVPNEDAPQLYRFTETTSDSDVQGLIWAAYRQIFSEHLILEEYRQLPLESQLRNRQLSVREFVRALGKSDVYRREVADTNSNYRLVDITFKRFLGRASYGKDEQIAWSIVIATRGLHGFIDAVVDSDEYRQNFGDSIVPYQRRRMEGRPFNLVTPRYSDYWRIQKATSGSGSAFAQGRQYQAGDRDLQVIRKGIPANFLNMVQGMLVPQVSYQRTTDQARAVAASYKAGQTDSTHDAPTPPSVKRTNVALPYRYIPTQPKV
- a CDS encoding phycobilisome rod-core linker polypeptide → MSIPLLEYKPSSQNQRVAGYEVPNEDNSDIYKLESGSSTGDIQEIIWAAYRQVFSEHETLRNHRQTALESQLKNRAITVRDFIRGLAKSDVYWRLVVETNSNYRVVELTLKRLLGRAPYSKDEEIAWSIKIATQGFSGFVDALLDGEEYSQNFGDNTVPYQRRRYKDRPFNLVTPRYNSYWRDKEEGDRYKWGDVNNFLAMARSLKLPQAKFVTVKTDNIQIPDTTRDVQPAGTLASINTSAGFPIR